The Candidatus Binataceae bacterium genome segment CTTCGAGCGCCGCCTTGGCCTTCTGCTCGAAGCCTGAGTAGGTGTGCACGATGTACCATTTCTTGCCCGCGGCCGGCGTGGGCTCGATACTCGCTGCGTCCGCCATATGATCAGCCAATTTTTGCGCAGCCTCTAAGCAAACTCTTGATGACTTCCGCCCCGCACTGACACGCCGCGCGTCAGCCTAACTTTTCCGTCGGCCCGACCTTTACCTCAACCCAGCATCCAGCGGACCGCGTGGGTTGCCACCATGTCGGCCATTCCGAGCCACAGCGCAATCACCAGCGTCAGCCCCACCACCACCAGCGTCGCCTGCATAGTTTCGCGCGGCGACGGAAAGTGGACCTTGGATAGCTCTGTCCAGGATTCCTGGACAAACGTCGTGCCCTGTTCGAGGTAACTTTTAAGATTAGCCATTTTCAATCACGCATTCAAGGGAGGCTGCTAAGTCTGGCGGGCCAGGCAGGATTCGAACCTGCAACCCCCGGATTTGGAGTCCGATGCTCTGCCAATTAGAGCTACTGACCCTCCCGATGCTCATCGGACGCTGTTTCTATCCGTGCGCTCCCGTTCGATCAACTTCGCTCGATCAACCTCTGCCCGACTCGGTTTGCAATTCTGCCTTCTGCCGGGCCAACTATACTTTGACCTCTTTATGCGCGGTATGACTCCGGCAACTGGGGCAGAATTTCTTAATCTCCAATTTTTCCGTCTGCCGCTTCTTGTTCCGGCTGGTCGTGTAGTTGCGCCGTTTACAGCCGTCGCATTGCAGTCCGATCAAGTCTCTCATGCTCAACCTGCCTCGCCGCCAAAGTTGACGGCCGATTTTTATTTGCGCAAGCCCACGACGGGAATCGAACCCATGACCTCTTCCTTACCAAGGAAGTGCTCTACCGGCTGAGCTACGTGGGCAAGTCCTTTTTCCGCCTATCCCTACCAGTTCATCGCGATCGGCGCGTAACCATCCGCCGGAAATTGGAGCGGGAAACGGGATTCGAACCCGCGACCCCGAGCTTGGAAGGCTCGCGCTCTACCAACTGAGCTATTCCCGCTCTCCCGGCCGCCCTGATCTCACGCGCCGTAAATTTGGTGGAGAGGGGAGGATTCGAACCTCCGAAGGCATTAGCCGGCAGATTTACAGTCTGCTCCATTTGGCCACTCTGGAACCTCTCCGGACATGCCTCCGCCTCGGGTCTGCAACGCGCAGCCGATGGCGAGAGTCGAACTCGCGACCTACTGATTACAAGTCAGTTGCTCTACCAACTGAGCTACATCGGCCCCGATAACGAAACCGACCCCGAAACCCACCTTTTTATTCAGCCGGTCGGCGCCTGTCAACCGACGTTGCCCTTGCGATTATATGCCGGATGCGGCGTCTGAGGCGCTTGCATCGCCCCCACCTGCGTCACCGCGATCCCGCCGCCGTCCGATCTCGAACAGGGTCACCGCCGCCGCGACCGAGACGTTGAGCGAGCCGACCCGGCCCCGCATCGGGATACTGACGACGAAATCGGCGTTGCTCTTGACGATTTCGCGCACCCCGCGATCCTCCGAACCCAGCACGATCGCGAGCCGCCGCGTGACGTCCACTTCGTACAGCGGCGTATCGCCGTGGGGCGCCAGCGCCACCACCCAGTAACCCTGCGCCTTGAGCGCTTCGAGCGTCTGCGCGACATTACCGCAGCGCGCGATCTGCAGATGAATCCAGGCACCCGCCGAGGCCTTGACCGCGGCTGGGGTCACGCCGCTGGTGCGATCGCGAGCCAGGACGATTCCGCGCACTCCGGCGCACTCCGCCGAGCGCATGATCGCGCCCAGGTTGCGCGGATCCGTCACGCCATCGACAATGAGCAGCGGATCGGGCTTTTGCTCGAGCAATTGCTCCAGCGGTGCATAACTGTACTCCCGCACCGTCGCGATAATTCCCTGATGACGCCCCTCGGACCCGGCCATCCGCGCGAGATCGGCATCTTCCGCCTTGACCACGCGGCCACCGGCTTCCCGTACGGCTTCGATCTCGCCACCGAAGCGCTCGTAGGCGCCGCTCTTCACGAACAACGCCTGGATCGCCGCCGGCGACGCGGCGATCAGCTCGCGCACCGGCTCGACGCCAAAGATAATCTCACCCTGCGCCGCGCGGGGCGGCTGCGGCGCTCTGCGCTCGGGACCGCCGCGCACCGGCCGCGGTCCGTTATGCGGTCGCGGCACAGTCGAATCCTGGGTCGAATTGAAGCGCCGCCGTCCACGATTTCTCATCTATACGAACAATCCCGCGAAGGCTTGCGCACCCCCCCGCTGCCTTTACCTCGACTGCTTTTAAGCCGGCCGCCCTTAAGCTGGCTGCGGTTCCAGCACCATCTGAGTTTGGGTCACGATCCCGAGCAGCCGGCCGTTCTGACCGCTAATCCGCGTCTGCCAGACCATCGTGCGCTTGCCACGATGGATCGCGACGCATTCCGCAGTAACCGTCGTTCCGACCGGCGCCGGCGCCAGAAAATTGGTCTTCGATTCGATCGTCGTCGTTCCTGCGCCACCGGTCAAATTCAGCACGGTCGCGCAGGCGCCCAGCATATCCGCCAGCGCCATCAGTGCGCCACCATGCAGCACTGCCGGAATCGTGCAGAGGTCTTCCCGCACGCGCATCTGCGCAGCAACGCGCTCAGGACTCGCGAAGGTCAGCTCAATCCCGAGCAGCTTCGCAAACGGCAAATTCTGCTCGCGCAGCGTTTCTAACGCATCCATCACTCGCTCCCTAATCTGACCTGCTCGCCGACGATGATTCAGACGCGCATCCGCCGAACCGATCATCACCCGGTCGCAACTTGTAGTCCACACCGAAACCACCGTCTGTTATCCGCAGCTAGCGCGGCAGGTGGCGCAACACGCCCTCGCGTTCGAGCCGGTTCACCTCTTCGGGAGAGTAGTCGAGGTACGACGTCAGAATCGTGCCGTTATGCTCGCCCAGAAAGGGCGCTTCCAGTTCGAGCCGCTGTGGAAAAGCGGAAAACCGCAGCGGAAAACCGGGAATCTGAAACTCGCCAAGCACCCGATCGTGCACCGTCTGCACGGTTTGCCGCTCGACCAGATGGGGATGACGCATCGCCTGCTCGACGCTCAGCACCGGCGCCGACGGCAGCCGCGCCGCACGCAACACCTCGACCGCCGCCTGATCATTAGGGAAGGACTGCAGCCATTTCTCTATCACCACGATGATTTCGCTGCGATTCTTTACTCGATTCGCGACGTCGACAAAGCGCGGGTCGCGCGCCAGCTCCGGACAGCCCATCAGCTCGCACAGCTTGGCCCAATGATGGTCCAGCCAGGCAAAGACAAAAATATAGCCCTCGCGCGCCTTGAACATCCCGGCCGGCGCCAGAATCGAATAATGCAGCCCCGTGCGGACCGGCTTGGCCGCGCCGCCGCTCGCGCTAATCGACTGCACCCAGATGTCATGAAAGTGAAAATAAGCATCCACCAGCGAAATATCCAGATGCTGCCCCTCGCCGGTGCGCTCGCGATGCAACAACGCGCACGCGATCGCCGCCAGCCCATGCACTCCCGTCGAGACGTCGCCGATCGCGAGCATCGGCGGAAAGTGCGCTCCGCCCTCCTCCCCGCTGAGCGACGTCACGCCCGCATACGCCTGCCCCATGAAATCGTAGCCGGTGTCCTGGGACAACGGCCCCTGCTGCCCGAAGGTCGAGACTGAGCACATGATGATTTTCGGATTCAGTTGGCGCACGGTTTCGTAGCCGAAGCCCATCCGCGCGATCACGCCCGGCGCGAAGTTCTCGACCAGCACATCCATCTTGGGAATCAGGTCGCGAATGATCTTCTTCCCTTCCTCGTTACGGGCATCGAGACAGAGGCTCTGCTTGCCGCGATTCTGTTGCACGAAGTAGCCGCTGCGTTGATCTTTCACAAAGGGCATCCCGCGCGAGCGATCGCCGTCGGGCGCCAGCTCGACCTTGATTACCTCGGCGCCCATCTCGGTCATCAGCTTGGTGACCGTCGGGCCGGCCACAAACTGGGTAAAGTCCAGCGCCTTGTAGCCGTCGAGCACGTGCTTCGGCCCATTCGTCGGCATGGTGAAATCCTCCCGCTGATTTGTCGCGATTCTGCCGATCCTTATTGCACCTCAAGCCAGGCTTGCCAACGGCGCTCCGCGCCTTGGCCCTCGCCCGGCGTTCTGCTATGCGGAGCCTGAGGCTTCGATGGCATGAGCGATCTTCACGACCAAATCGAGAGCTTCCTGTTTCGCGAGGCGCGCCTGATGGACGAGCATCGTTACGACGACTGGCTCGCGCTGTGGTCGCTCGAAGACGCCACCTATTGGATTCCCGCCAACGCCGACGACATCGATCCGGCGCGCAACGTCTCGATCGTTTACGACCGCGGCGGCCAACTCCGCAACCGCGTCCGGCGTTTCAACGAGACCCTCTGGCTCAAGGAGCGCGCCCCGCGCCTCAAACGCATCGTCGGCAACATTCTGATCGATCGTGAGAATGGCGGCGAGGTCTCTGTGAGCTCAAACTTCATCCTCACCGAGCTGCATCGCGGCGCACAGATCCTCTGGGCGGGCAGCACGCTTCATCTTCTGACCGCCTCCGCTGACGGCTTCCGCATCAAGTCGAAGAAAGTTATCCTGCTCAACAACAACGAGCCGCTCCCAAACATGCTCTTTTTATTTTAGTCCGTGCCATGACCAGATGATCGCGCCACGCCGCTCGCGGCATCAATGAATCGATTCAAGACTGGAACTATCACCATACTGAGCGGGCTTTTACCCGATCGCGTCAAAAGGTCCCTCTTTCACCTGTCGTTTCATCTGGCCAACGCGGAATTCGAGAAATTTGCCCATGACTTCGCCTTTGCTCCCAGCATGGAACTAGGCCTCCGCGCGATGGCGGCGCGGGGTTTTGCGCCACAGACCATCGTCGACGTCGGCGCTTTTGAAGGCGATTGGAGCAGGCTGGCCAAGCGCGTTTGGCCAGCTGCCAGCTTGCGGATGGTCGAACCCAACCTGGAGAAGCAAGCACGGCTCGGCGCCGTCGCCAAAGACCTCGACGCAGCCTTGCTATGCGAACTCCTGGGCGCTGACGACGGCCAACAGGTTCAATTCCATCTGATGGAATCCGGTTCATCGATCATGAGCGAACGCAGTCCGTTGCCGCGAACCGTTGAGCAGCGGGAATTGCGCAGGCTCGACTCGTTGTTCCCGGAGCTGGCGCGGCCGGGGCTGCTCAAGATCGACGCGCAAGGCTATGAGCTCGAGATCCTGAAGGGCGCAGGGGCGATTCTGCCGGCTTTCGAGGCCATACTGGTCGAGATCGCAATCATCGAAATCAATGTCGGCGCCCCGCTGCTGCACGACGTAGTTGCATTCATGAAAAGCCTCGGCTTTATCGCCTATGATATTCTCGAGATTCACCGCCGCCCGCTCGACCAGGCGCTCAATCAAATCGACCTCATTTTCGTCCGTGAACAGTCCAGCTTGGTCGCCGACAAACGGCATTTCGCCTGAAGGCCCTAAGATGCCCATACAATTAAACAGTGAGTTCGCTGCAGTTGAAATCGAGCGCGACGACCGCGGCAACGGCCCCCGCCTGATGATCCGCGATCTGCGCAGCGGCCAATGCGTCTTCCTCGACCCGCTCGAACTCGCCTCGCTCGCCGGCGCGCGTCACGCAGAACTCCTCCCGCTGCTCGACCCCGGCCGCCTCGATGAACAATAACGATTGAGAATTGACGGGTTACAACGGTAGGATCGGGCTGAAACCCCGCGAGGTGACGCCCATGGCGACGATGCCTGATACGCGAATCGATCCGCAAAGCCAATACCAAATCGCTTACGATGATCTGATCCGCAACGATCGCATCAACGGACGCGTCTATTACGACCGTGCGATCTTCCACGACGAGCTCGACAAAATCTGGCATCGCGAGTGGGTTTACGTCGCTCATGCGAGCGAAATTCCCGAGCCTGGCGACTACGTCGTGCGCGCTATCGGTACGCAGCCCGTAATCGTCTCGCGCGACGAGGACGGCGCGATTCATCTGATGCTCAACCGCTGCATGCATCGCGGCAACACCGTCTGTCAGAGCGAGCGCGGCAACGCCCACGCCTTCCGCTGCGCCTATCACGGCTGGACCTACAACAATCGCGGCGAGCTGGTCGGCGTGCCCTACGCCGGTGGTTACGACGTCTCGTTTCGCAAGGAGGACTACCGGCTCGCGACGGTTCCACGTGTCGATCAGTATCGCGGTCTCATCTTCGCGAGCCTGGCGGCGACCGGCCCTTCGCTCGAGGATCATCTCGGCGCCGCGCGCCGCCTCATCGATCAGTTCGTCAACCTCTCACCCGCCGGCGAGATCATTTTGCGCTCCGGCGTCCTCAAGCATTCGTACAAGGGCAACTGGAAGATGGCCCTCGAGAACTCCGTCGATGGCTATCACCCCAACATCCTCCATCACGCCGCGATGGTCATGATGATGAAGGGTAAGAACGACATGGAGGCGGTCTTTGGCGAGCGCAGTGAGGCGCTCGCCCGCGACCACGGCCACGGCGTTGAGCAGCTCGATCTCAATCCGGTGCAAACCCGCAACGGCGGACGCGTCGTGCCCCCCGGATGGAGTCCGCAGGCTTTCAGCGATTATCGCGCCGCGATGGTCGCGCGCCATGGCGAGGCCCGCGCCGATCAAATCATCGCCGAAGGACCGCCGCATTTCTGTATCTTTCCGAATCTGATTTTCATCCTGAATCAATTCCGCGTAATTCAACCGGTCAGCGTTGACGAAACCGTCGTGTACTACTATCCGACTCTGCTTAAGGACGCGCCGGACGAGATCAATCAGCGCCGCCTCGCCGAGACCTATCTCATCCATGGACCCGCCGGGCGGGTCGCGCCCGACGACTTCGAGGCCTACGAGCGCAATCAGGCGGGCTTCGCCGCGCGCGTCAACGAATGGCTGGTGCTGCGCCGCGGACTCCATCGCGAGGTCCGCGAAAACGGTGGCACTGCCGGCCACGAAACCGACGAAACCACGCAGCGCGGCATCTGGCGCCACTACCGCGACGTCATGTCCCGCTAGTCCCTTGCCCGTTCACGGCAGATTGGCGTAAGTTCCACTGAGGCGTGGCCCACTGGCGCGCCCAAAGGACGCTATATGAAATTCGGCATCTTCATGGCCCCGTTCCATCGGGTCGGCGAAAATCCGACGCTCGCTTTTGAGCGCGATCTCCAACTGATCGAGTGGCTCGACGAACTGGGTTTCGACGAGGCCTTCATCGGCGAGCATCATTCCGCCGGTTGGGAGATCATCTCGTCGCCGGAGATTTTCATGGCGACCGCGGCCGCGCGTACCAAGCGGATTATGCTCGGCTCCGGCGTGGTCAGCGTGCCGTATCATCATCCCTTCAATATCGCGAATCGCTTCGCGCTGCTCGATCAACTCACGCACGGGCGCGTGATGCTCGGATGCGGCCCCGGCGCGCTCTCCTCCGACGCCTACATGCTCGGAATCGAGACGACCACTCAGCGCGACCGCATGGTCGAGGGCGTCAAGGCGATCCTGCGGCTCTTCAAGGAAGAGGGCGGCATCACGATCGACGGCTCCTACTTCAAGATGCGCGACGCCCATCTGCAGGTGAAGCCGTTCCAGAAGCCGTACATGCCGGTCTTCGTCGCCAATACCTTCTCGCCCTCCGGGATGGTCGCGGCGGGCCAGCTCGGATGCGGTGTGCTGTCAATCGCGACCTTTACTCCGGGTGGTCTCAAAGACCTACCGCGGCGCTGGGCGATGGCCGAGGAGATCGCGGCGGAAAATGGCAATACCATGGATCGCAA includes the following:
- the secE gene encoding preprotein translocase subunit SecE translates to MANLKSYLEQGTTFVQESWTELSKVHFPSPRETMQATLVVVGLTLVIALWLGMADMVATHAVRWMLG
- the rpmG gene encoding 50S ribosomal protein L33, whose product is MRDLIGLQCDGCKRRNYTTSRNKKRQTEKLEIKKFCPSCRSHTAHKEVKV
- the rlmB gene encoding 23S rRNA (guanosine(2251)-2'-O)-methyltransferase RlmB — translated: MRNRGRRRFNSTQDSTVPRPHNGPRPVRGGPERRAPQPPRAAQGEIIFGVEPVRELIAASPAAIQALFVKSGAYERFGGEIEAVREAGGRVVKAEDADLARMAGSEGRHQGIIATVREYSYAPLEQLLEQKPDPLLIVDGVTDPRNLGAIMRSAECAGVRGIVLARDRTSGVTPAAVKASAGAWIHLQIARCGNVAQTLEALKAQGYWVVALAPHGDTPLYEVDVTRRLAIVLGSEDRGVREIVKSNADFVVSIPMRGRVGSLNVSVAAAVTLFEIGRRRDRGDAGGGDASASDAASGI
- a CDS encoding PaaI family thioesterase; this translates as MDALETLREQNLPFAKLLGIELTFASPERVAAQMRVREDLCTIPAVLHGGALMALADMLGACATVLNLTGGAGTTTIESKTNFLAPAPVGTTVTAECVAIHRGKRTMVWQTRISGQNGRLLGIVTQTQMVLEPQPA
- a CDS encoding CoA transferase, which gives rise to MPTNGPKHVLDGYKALDFTQFVAGPTVTKLMTEMGAEVIKVELAPDGDRSRGMPFVKDQRSGYFVQQNRGKQSLCLDARNEEGKKIIRDLIPKMDVLVENFAPGVIARMGFGYETVRQLNPKIIMCSVSTFGQQGPLSQDTGYDFMGQAYAGVTSLSGEEGGAHFPPMLAIGDVSTGVHGLAAIACALLHRERTGEGQHLDISLVDAYFHFHDIWVQSISASGGAAKPVRTGLHYSILAPAGMFKAREGYIFVFAWLDHHWAKLCELMGCPELARDPRFVDVANRVKNRSEIIVVIEKWLQSFPNDQAAVEVLRAARLPSAPVLSVEQAMRHPHLVERQTVQTVHDRVLGEFQIPGFPLRFSAFPQRLELEAPFLGEHNGTILTSYLDYSPEEVNRLEREGVLRHLPR
- a CDS encoding aromatic-ring-hydroxylating dioxygenase subunit beta — translated: MSDLHDQIESFLFREARLMDEHRYDDWLALWSLEDATYWIPANADDIDPARNVSIVYDRGGQLRNRVRRFNETLWLKERAPRLKRIVGNILIDRENGGEVSVSSNFILTELHRGAQILWAGSTLHLLTASADGFRIKSKKVILLNNNEPLPNMLFLF
- a CDS encoding FkbM family methyltransferase; this translates as MNRFKTGTITILSGLLPDRVKRSLFHLSFHLANAEFEKFAHDFAFAPSMELGLRAMAARGFAPQTIVDVGAFEGDWSRLAKRVWPAASLRMVEPNLEKQARLGAVAKDLDAALLCELLGADDGQQVQFHLMESGSSIMSERSPLPRTVEQRELRRLDSLFPELARPGLLKIDAQGYELEILKGAGAILPAFEAILVEIAIIEINVGAPLLHDVVAFMKSLGFIAYDILEIHRRPLDQALNQIDLIFVREQSSLVADKRHFA
- a CDS encoding aromatic ring-hydroxylating dioxygenase subunit alpha encodes the protein MATMPDTRIDPQSQYQIAYDDLIRNDRINGRVYYDRAIFHDELDKIWHREWVYVAHASEIPEPGDYVVRAIGTQPVIVSRDEDGAIHLMLNRCMHRGNTVCQSERGNAHAFRCAYHGWTYNNRGELVGVPYAGGYDVSFRKEDYRLATVPRVDQYRGLIFASLAATGPSLEDHLGAARRLIDQFVNLSPAGEIILRSGVLKHSYKGNWKMALENSVDGYHPNILHHAAMVMMMKGKNDMEAVFGERSEALARDHGHGVEQLDLNPVQTRNGGRVVPPGWSPQAFSDYRAAMVARHGEARADQIIAEGPPHFCIFPNLIFILNQFRVIQPVSVDETVVYYYPTLLKDAPDEINQRRLAETYLIHGPAGRVAPDDFEAYERNQAGFAARVNEWLVLRRGLHREVRENGGTAGHETDETTQRGIWRHYRDVMSR
- a CDS encoding LLM class flavin-dependent oxidoreductase, whose translation is MKFGIFMAPFHRVGENPTLAFERDLQLIEWLDELGFDEAFIGEHHSAGWEIISSPEIFMATAAARTKRIMLGSGVVSVPYHHPFNIANRFALLDQLTHGRVMLGCGPGALSSDAYMLGIETTTQRDRMVEGVKAILRLFKEEGGITIDGSYFKMRDAHLQVKPFQKPYMPVFVANTFSPSGMVAAGQLGCGVLSIATFTPGGLKDLPRRWAMAEEIAAENGNTMDRKDWRLVFPVHLAESKKQAVDEIRAGGNNWIQEYFVGTLAANIQFEEYPGQPASEFTVDRMVERGGIIVGTPDDAIQRINEAIEASGGGFGGLLILAHEWASREQTLRSYELWSRYVAPHFQGIADPIVYSQQWVSEKRHMLMGNSMAGVMKSIQDYKERREAVGATPSELADRPVTRIRP